Proteins from a genomic interval of Papaver somniferum cultivar HN1 chromosome 4, ASM357369v1, whole genome shotgun sequence:
- the LOC113275553 gene encoding histone deacetylase 15-like: protein MSAKKILILDWDVHHGNGTQEIFDADRSVLYISIHRFDRGKFYPPTGAADKVGVKGAKGYSVNIPWNRAGVGDCDYLSAFKHIVIPIARQFSPELTIVSAGFDAARGDPLGLCDVTPRYYAEMTSMLASICGKLLVILEGGYNLRSISASAKAVVEVLLGGDPAGVRKLEPSISGLETIREVLRHPK, encoded by the exons ATGAGTGCCAAAAAGATTCTTATTCTTGATTGGGATGTCCATCATGGAAATGGCACTCAAGAGATCTTCGATGCTGACAGATCG GTTTTATACATTTCAATTCATAGATTTGACAGAGGTAAATTCTACCCCCCTACTGGAGCTGCTGACAAG GTTGGCGTCAAAGGGGCAAAGGGATATTCAGTGAATATCCCCTGGAATCGTGCTGGAGTAGGTGATTGTGACTACTTAAGCGCTTTCAAACATATTGTGATTCCAATAG CCAGGCAGTTCTCCCCTGAGTTGACTATTGTGTCAGCGGGGTTTGATGCTGCGAGGGGAGATCCGCTGGGCTTGTGCGATGTAACTCCACGCTATTATGCTGAGATGACCAGCATGCTAGCTTCCATATGTGGAAAGTTGCTCGTAATTCTTGAAGGAGG GTATAATCTGAGGTCCATTTCTGCTTCTGCAAAGGCAGTAGTAGAG gTGCTGCTTGGTGGTGATCCTGCTGGAGTCCGCAAGTTAGAACCATCCATCTCGGGATTAGAAACGATCAGAGAAGTCCTTAGACATCCAAAGTAG